Proteins from a single region of Streptomyces sp. TN58:
- a CDS encoding sirohydrochlorin chelatase, whose translation MSSPTGPANGLPVRMPRPRPTGRHRRPEPAAAPEGAPALVLAVPGAPSAASRGLAEEIISIGRSELPGLDARIGFLEGDDASEFPSLSGVLSAVAADRTARAEFARAAGHEVPEQTGPDAVVVPLLAGPDSDLLRRMRQALMDSSAAAELADVLGPHPLLAEGLHVRLSEAGLARADRARLFTVTTAADGIVLATTGGEEAVQAAGITGMLLAARLAVPVQAAALDQEGSVAAVAEQLRREGSTQLALAPYLIGPEAADGLLDTACKEADCATAEVLGAYPALGKLAVAQYTAALGIPQSAPAH comes from the coding sequence ATGAGCTCCCCCACTGGCCCCGCAAACGGCCTGCCCGTACGAATGCCGCGACCCCGCCCGACCGGACGGCACCGCCGGCCCGAGCCCGCGGCTGCGCCCGAGGGCGCGCCCGCGCTGGTGCTCGCCGTGCCCGGTGCGCCCTCGGCCGCCTCGCGGGGGCTCGCGGAAGAGATCATCAGCATCGGCCGCTCCGAGCTGCCGGGCCTCGACGCCCGCATCGGCTTCCTGGAGGGTGACGACGCGTCCGAGTTCCCGTCGCTGTCCGGCGTGCTGAGCGCCGTCGCGGCCGACCGGACCGCGCGTGCGGAGTTCGCGCGCGCCGCCGGCCACGAGGTCCCCGAGCAGACCGGTCCGGACGCCGTGGTCGTCCCGCTGCTGGCCGGCCCGGACAGCGACCTGCTGCGCCGGATGCGCCAGGCGCTGATGGACTCCTCCGCCGCCGCCGAACTGGCCGACGTCCTCGGCCCGCACCCGCTGCTGGCCGAAGGCCTGCACGTGCGCCTCTCCGAGGCCGGTCTGGCCCGCGCCGACCGCGCCCGCCTCTTCACCGTGACCACCGCCGCCGACGGCATCGTCCTGGCCACCACCGGTGGCGAGGAGGCCGTCCAGGCCGCCGGGATCACCGGCATGCTGCTCGCCGCCCGGCTCGCCGTGCCCGTCCAGGCCGCCGCGCTGGACCAGGAGGGCTCGGTGGCCGCCGTCGCCGAGCAGCTGCGCCGCGAGGGCTCCACGCAGCTCGCGCTCGCCCCGTACCTGATCGGCCCGGAGGCCGCGGACGGGCTGCTGGACACCGCGTGCAAGGAGGCGGACTGCGCCACCGCCGAGGTGCTCGGTGCCTACCCGGCGCTCGGCAAGCTGGCCGTCGCGCAGTACACGGCGGCTCTGGGCATCCCCCAGAGCGCCCCCGCGCACTGA
- a CDS encoding lactonase family protein, whose translation MGGADSTDRSGEHRAYIGSFTSGGGRGVTIATVDPKTGALTPLSVATAEDPSYLALARDTGVLYAVSETERGEVTAFRATAGGLAPLGAPVRVGGSGPTHVSVAGRRLFTANYTSGSVSSIELAADGSPAGPARVLPHRGSGPDTARQAGPHAHQVLPDPAGRWVLGVDLGTDSVRVCVPDVDTGGLRVHSETPLRAGTGPRHLVFHPEGGTVYVLHELEPQVTVCRWNGASGHLEPVHEVPVAPSGTSGAARVYPSAIVASPDGRFLWAAVRGADVIVTLSLADGPERPRPAGAVDCGGAWPRDLAVNAAGSRLYAANEHSGDVTWFDVDPLTGRPRRAGSLPVPAATCVVLEA comes from the coding sequence GTGGGCGGCGCTGACAGCACGGACCGAAGCGGCGAACACCGGGCCTACATCGGCTCCTTCACCTCGGGGGGCGGCCGCGGTGTGACCATCGCGACCGTGGATCCGAAGACCGGGGCGCTGACCCCGCTCTCGGTCGCCACCGCCGAGGATCCGTCGTACCTCGCCCTGGCCCGGGACACCGGCGTGCTGTACGCGGTGAGCGAGACCGAGCGGGGCGAGGTCACGGCCTTCCGGGCCACCGCCGGGGGCCTCGCCCCGCTGGGCGCCCCCGTGCGCGTCGGCGGCTCTGGACCCACCCATGTCAGCGTCGCGGGCCGCCGCCTGTTCACCGCCAACTACACCTCGGGCAGCGTCAGCAGCATCGAGCTGGCCGCCGACGGCAGCCCGGCCGGCCCGGCCCGCGTCCTCCCGCACCGGGGCTCCGGCCCCGACACCGCGCGGCAGGCGGGTCCGCACGCCCACCAGGTGCTGCCCGACCCGGCCGGCCGCTGGGTGCTCGGCGTGGACCTCGGCACCGACTCGGTACGGGTCTGCGTGCCGGACGTGGACACGGGCGGGCTGCGGGTGCACTCCGAGACGCCGCTGCGCGCCGGGACCGGGCCCCGCCACCTGGTCTTCCATCCGGAGGGCGGGACCGTCTACGTCCTGCACGAGCTGGAGCCGCAGGTGACCGTCTGCCGCTGGAACGGCGCATCGGGACACCTGGAACCGGTCCACGAGGTCCCGGTCGCCCCCTCGGGCACCTCAGGCGCCGCACGGGTGTATCCGTCGGCGATCGTGGCGTCGCCCGACGGCCGGTTCCTCTGGGCGGCCGTCCGCGGGGCGGACGTGATCGTCACGCTCTCGCTCGCCGACGGGCCGGAAAGGCCGCGGCCGGCCGGTGCGGTGGACTGCGGCGGCGCGTGGCCCCGGGACCTCGCCGTCAACGCCGCGGGGAGCCGCCTCTACGCGGCCAACGAGCACTCGGGCGACGTCACCTGGTTCGACGTGGACCCGCTGACCGGCCGGCCGCGGCGGGCGGGCTCGCTGCCCGTACCGGCCGCCACCTGTGTGGTCCTGGAGGCTTAG
- a CDS encoding nitric oxide synthase oxygenase, producing the protein MEILQQRSTTAQVWQAAEEFIRLFHRENAGAGDPRARLAAVRAELADTGTYVHTPAELVHGARVAWRNSNRCIGRLYWNSLRVRDRRGLTDADAIAAECFEHLREATNGGRVRPTITVFAPGTPDRAGPVIWSEQLVRYAGYGDHPSITVGDARNAPLTEALLQLGWSGGAGTPFDLLPLVVQGVDDKPRWFDTPADAVLEVPIDHPDGAGWSDWGLRWHAVPAISNMCLEIGGIHYPAAPFNGWYMGTEIGARNLADTDRYNLLPAVARRLGLDTTSDRSLWKDRALVELNRAVLHSFDRAGVTIADHHSESRRFLSHLEREERKGREVGADWSWIVPPISGSATPVFHRTYQDRPSSTAYVHHPGARDRAQGRDLV; encoded by the coding sequence ATGGAAATCCTTCAACAGCGCTCCACCACCGCGCAGGTGTGGCAGGCGGCCGAGGAGTTCATCCGACTCTTCCACCGGGAGAACGCCGGCGCGGGTGATCCCCGCGCCCGGCTCGCCGCCGTGAGGGCAGAGCTCGCCGACACCGGAACCTATGTGCACACGCCCGCCGAGCTGGTCCACGGAGCGCGCGTGGCCTGGCGCAACAGCAACCGCTGCATAGGCAGGCTCTACTGGAACTCGCTGCGGGTCCGCGACCGCCGCGGGCTCACCGACGCCGACGCGATCGCCGCAGAGTGCTTCGAGCACCTGCGCGAGGCGACGAACGGCGGCCGTGTCAGGCCCACCATCACGGTTTTCGCCCCCGGGACCCCGGACCGGGCGGGGCCGGTGATCTGGAGCGAGCAGCTCGTCAGATACGCCGGCTACGGCGACCACCCCTCCATAACCGTCGGCGACGCCCGCAACGCCCCGCTGACGGAGGCCCTGCTCCAGCTCGGCTGGTCCGGCGGCGCCGGCACCCCCTTCGACCTGCTCCCGCTGGTGGTCCAGGGAGTCGACGACAAACCCCGCTGGTTCGACACCCCCGCTGACGCCGTCCTGGAGGTGCCGATCGACCACCCCGACGGCGCCGGCTGGTCCGACTGGGGCCTGCGCTGGCACGCCGTACCCGCCATCTCCAACATGTGCCTGGAGATCGGCGGCATCCACTACCCGGCCGCCCCCTTCAACGGCTGGTACATGGGCACGGAGATCGGCGCACGCAACCTCGCCGACACCGACCGCTACAACCTCCTGCCCGCCGTCGCCCGACGCCTGGGCCTGGACACCACCAGCGACCGCTCCCTGTGGAAGGACCGCGCCCTCGTCGAGCTCAACCGGGCGGTCCTGCACTCCTTCGACCGCGCCGGGGTCACCATCGCCGACCACCACAGCGAATCCCGGCGCTTCCTCTCCCACCTGGAACGGGAGGAGCGCAAGGGTCGTGAGGTGGGCGCGGACTGGTCCTGGATCGTGCCGCCGATCTCCGGTTCCGCCACCCCCGTCTTCCACCGCACCTACCAGGACCGGCCCAGCAGTACGGCCTACGTCCACCACCCCGGCGCGCGGGATCGGGCCCAGGGACGGGATTTGGTCTAG